A section of the Castanea sativa cultivar Marrone di Chiusa Pesio chromosome 12, ASM4071231v1 genome encodes:
- the LOC142621153 gene encoding uncharacterized protein LOC142621153 yields MASTCSPHTDPPALPLQSDENIAAKALNKRYEGLVTVRTKAIKGKGAWYWTHLEPILVKNPDTNLPKAVKLKCSLCDAVFSASNPSRTASEHLKRGTCPNFNSVTVSSTKPSSSSSLSPIPISSIPSLHNNNNSNNHRKRSSQMGSHHFSHSCSSSLALVETPSSRFFHNQNEFLNYSPSNSGGLSQQQHHHHNQQAQNQHPLVLSGGKDDLGALALLEDSVKKLKSPKGSAGPPPVLNKDQIDSGLELLAEWFYESCGSVSFSSLEHPKFKNFLNQVGLPPLSLRRELSGARLDAKFDEIKSESDARIRDAMFFQVASDGWKGTSCCGFACEGENLVKFTVNLPNGMSVFHKAVFTGGMVSSKYAEEVLCEAVKGVCGNSVQQRCVGIVADKYKAKALRNLEVQNHWMVNLSCQLQGFVSLIKDFNKELPLFRTVTEACIKIANFVNTNSQVRNAFLRCKVQELEYAGLLRVPSPKCDTSKNFGPVYVMLEEVLSCARILQMVVMDDTYKATCVEDPIAREVAGLIQNEGFWNELDAVYSLVKLIKEMAQEIEVERPLIAQCLPLWEDLRGKVKDWCAKFSIAEGPVEKIVEKRFRKNYHPAWSAAFILDPLYLLRDTSGKYLPPFKCLTHEQEKDVDKLITRLVSLEEAHVALMELMKWRSEGLEPLYAQAVQVKKRDPVTGKMKIANPQSSRLVWETCLSEFKCLGKVAVRLIFLHATACSFKCNWSSMKWVCVHRHSRLGLERAQKMIFIAAHAKLERREFSNEEEKDAELFAMTGSDDEMLNEVFADAPSSV; encoded by the coding sequence ACCTTCCAAAAGCTGTGAAGCTCAAGTGCTCTCTATGCGACGCCGTTTTCTCAGCCTCTAATCCTTCCAGAACCGCCTCTGAGCACTTGAAACGTGGTACTTGTCCCAATTTCAACTCTGTTACTGTCTCTTCCACAAAACCCAGTTCCTCTTCTTCGCTCTCTCCAATACCCATTTCTTCAATTCCCTCTTTacacaacaacaataacagtAACAACCATAGAAAACGGAGCTCTCAAATGGGTTCTCATCATTTTTCACATTCATGCTCTTCTTCTCTAGCTTTGGTTGAAACGCCTTCGTCGCGTTTTTTTCACAACCAAAACGAGTTTTTGAATTACTCGCCGAGTAATTCGGGGGGGCTGAGTCAGCAGcagcaccaccaccacaatCAACAGGCCCAAAACCAACACCCTTTGGTGTTATCTGGTGGGAAAGATGATTTGGGTGCTTTAGCATTGTTGGAAGATAGTGTGAAAAAGCTTAAGAGTCCTAAAGGTTCAGCTGGTCCACCACCAGTTTTAAacaaggaccaaattgattctGGGCTTGAGTTACTAGCAGAATGGTTCTATGAGTCATGTGGGTCCGTGTCATTTTCGAGTTTAGAGCACCCAaagttcaaaaattttcttaaccAAGTGGGATTGCCTCCCTTGAGCTTGCGTCGCGAGCTCTCGGGTGCTCGGCTTGATGCTAAGTTTGATGAGATTAAGAGCGAGTCTGATGCTAGGATTAGAGATGCAATGTTTTTCCAGGTTGCTAGTGATGGGTGGAAAGGGACTAGTTGCTGTGGATTTGCTTGTGAGGGAGAGAATTTGGTTAAGTTTACAGTGAATCTTCCAAATGGGATGAGTGTTTTTCATAAGGCAGTGTTCACAGGAGGGATGGTGTCGTCGAAGTATGCAGAGGAGGTTTTGTGCGAGGCGGTGAAGGGTGTGTGTGGGAATTCTGTGCAGCAGAGATGTGTAGGGATAGTTGCAGATAAGTATAAGGCCAAGGCATTGAGGAATTTGGAGGTTCAGAATCATTGGATGGTAAATCTCTCTTGTCAGCTTCAAGGGTTTGTTAGTTTGATAAAGGATTTTAATAAAGAGCTCCCACTTTTCAGGACTGTTACTGAGGCTTGCATAAAGATTGCGAATTTTGTAAATACTAATTCTCAAGTTAGGAATGCTTTCCTCAGGTGCAAGGTGCAAGAGCTTGAGTATGCTGGGCTGCTCCGTGTTCCTTCTCCGAAATGTGATACTTCCAAGAACTTTGGACCTGTTTATGTAATGTTGGAAGAGGTATTAAGCTGTGCCCGGATACTTCAAATGGTTGTGATGGACGATACGTATAAAGCGACATGTGTGGAGGATCCAATTGCAAGGGAAGTTGCGGGGCTGATTCAAAATGAAGGGTTTTGGAATGAGTTGGATGCTGTTTATTCGCTTGTGAAGCTGATCAAAGAGATGGCTCAGGAGATTGAGGTTGAGAGGCCTTTAATTGCCCAATGCCTACCCCTTTGGGAGGATTTGAGGGGGAAAGTGAAGGACTGGTGTGCCAAGTTCAGCATTGCTGAGGGACCTGTTGAAAAGATTGTTGAGAAGCGATTCAGAAAGAACTACCACCCAGCATGGTCGGCTGCATTCATACTGGACCCTCTTTACTTGTTGAGAGACACAAGCGGAAAATATCTTCCACCATTCAAATGCTTGACACATGAGCAAGAGAAGGATGTTGATAAGCTCATTACCAGGTTGGTTTCCCTGGAAGAAGCTCATGTTGCATTAATGGAGCTCATGAAGTGGAGGTCAGAAGGGCTAGAGCCTCTTTATGCTCAAGCTGTTCAGGTAAAAAAGCGAGACCCGGTTACTGGAAAGATGAAAATCGCAAACCCACAGAGCAGCAGGCTTGTATGGGAAACTTGCCTAAGCGAGTTTAAGTGTCTGGGTAAGGTTGCAGTGAGGCTCATATTCCTTCATGCAACCGCTTGTTCATTTAAGTGTAATTGGTCTTCCAtgaaatgggtttgtgttcatAGACACTCAAGGCTGGGCCTGGAAAGGGCTCAGAAAATGATATTTATTGCAGCTCATGCCAAGCTTGAAAGACGGGAGTTTTCTAATGAGGAAGAAAAGGACGCAGAGCTATTTGCCATGACTGGCAGTGATGATGAGATGCTCAATGAGGTCTTTGCCGATGCACCCTCCTCAGTgtaa